One stretch of Lottiidibacillus patelloidae DNA includes these proteins:
- a CDS encoding class I SAM-dependent methyltransferase: MNHWHERFKDENYIYGTEPNVFIADMHKKLQLSGNALAIAEGEGRNAVFLAEQGMNVTTWDYAQSGLEKTKKLAAKKGVTINTKLIDLSEANWEKEQWDEIICVFGHFPENLRKKTLNGVKEAVKPGGYFITEVYSQYQIPYKSGGPKDEGLLYKPEEFLQTFSDWKIVHFFMGEVMRSEGESHKGLSHVIQFVGQKR, encoded by the coding sequence GTGAATCATTGGCATGAACGATTTAAAGATGAAAATTATATTTATGGAACTGAACCGAATGTATTTATTGCAGATATGCATAAGAAGCTACAGCTTTCAGGAAATGCGCTTGCGATTGCTGAGGGGGAAGGGCGTAATGCAGTCTTTTTAGCAGAACAAGGAATGAATGTTACGACATGGGATTACGCACAGTCAGGGCTTGAAAAAACAAAGAAATTAGCAGCGAAAAAAGGCGTAACGATTAATACGAAACTCATTGATTTGAGTGAAGCAAACTGGGAAAAAGAACAATGGGATGAGATTATTTGTGTGTTTGGTCATTTCCCGGAAAATCTTCGGAAGAAAACATTGAATGGTGTAAAGGAGGCAGTTAAGCCAGGCGGTTATTTTATTACCGAAGTTTATTCCCAATACCAAATTCCCTATAAAAGTGGTGGTCCCAAAGATGAAGGACTTTTGTATAAACCAGAAGAATTTTTACAAACATTTTCCGATTGGAAAATTGTCCACTTTTTCATGGGTGAAGTGATGCGTAGTGAAGGTGAATCTCATAAAGGCTTATCACATGTAATTCAGTTCGTTGGGCAAAAACGTTAA
- the mscL gene encoding large conductance mechanosensitive channel protein MscL produces the protein MWREFKQFVARGNVIELAIAVIIGAAFSKIVDSLVEDVIMPLVGIIVGGINLEALQFRVGGAVVLYGNFIQTMVDFLLISIAIFAVIKILNKYHAKKDDEKAEEEQEVSNIELLSEIRDILKRNEENDRRRGKREDPIIRFNRKVK, from the coding sequence ATGTGGAGAGAATTTAAACAGTTTGTCGCACGCGGGAATGTCATCGAGTTAGCTATTGCAGTAATCATTGGAGCTGCCTTTAGTAAAATAGTAGATTCTCTAGTTGAGGATGTCATCATGCCTCTCGTAGGTATTATTGTCGGGGGAATCAATCTCGAAGCGCTTCAATTCCGAGTTGGAGGGGCTGTTGTTCTTTACGGGAATTTTATTCAAACGATGGTTGACTTCCTACTTATTTCAATAGCAATTTTCGCCGTAATTAAAATACTGAACAAATACCATGCAAAAAAAGATGATGAGAAAGCGGAAGAGGAACAAGAAGTTAGTAATATAGAATTGCTTTCTGAGATTAGAGATATTTTAAAGAGAAATGAAGAAAACGATCGAAGAAGAGGGAAGCGAGAAGACCCAATCATCCGTTTTAATCGAAAAGTAAAGTAA
- a CDS encoding glycoside hydrolase family 18 protein, with amino-acid sequence MQIHVIQPGQSLWGISQAYGTSVQAIVNANEIPNPSALVVGQALVIPIYGSFYWVQPGDTLYGIGKKFKVDYRELARINGIPLQSYLSIGMRLYIPPKPKVNAEFNAYIESFEETVSPELEKAARDAAPQLTYLAPFSFEVQRDGSLKEPPLNDYFNIAQNNNVTLMMVVTNLEEGQFSNELGRVILNDENIQNKLLNNIVSAAKRLGYRDIHFDFEFLRPADREAYQKFLRKARTRFKAEGWLLSAALAPKTSATQKGEWYEAHDYKGIGAIVDFVVIMTYEWGYSGGPPMPVSPIGPVRKVLEYALTEMPGSKILMGQNLYGYDWTLPYKPGGEYAKALSPQAAIALALKQGVAIQYDYKNQAPHFDYWDAQGKQHKVWFEDARSIQAKFDLMKELGLRGMSYWKLGLPFPQNWLLIRENFNVVKQ; translated from the coding sequence GTGCAAATACATGTCATCCAGCCAGGCCAATCACTTTGGGGAATTTCACAAGCATATGGCACTTCTGTGCAAGCCATTGTAAATGCAAATGAAATACCAAACCCAAGTGCCCTAGTTGTTGGTCAGGCGTTAGTTATTCCGATTTACGGCAGTTTCTATTGGGTACAGCCCGGGGATACACTTTATGGAATTGGCAAAAAGTTTAAGGTTGATTATCGGGAACTTGCGAGAATTAATGGAATTCCGCTTCAAAGCTATCTTTCTATTGGCATGCGGCTCTATATTCCACCAAAGCCAAAAGTGAATGCTGAATTTAATGCATACATTGAATCTTTTGAAGAAACAGTTAGCCCTGAACTAGAAAAAGCAGCACGAGACGCCGCGCCGCAATTAACTTACTTAGCTCCATTCAGTTTTGAAGTGCAAAGAGACGGATCACTAAAAGAACCTCCTCTTAATGATTACTTTAATATTGCCCAAAATAACAACGTCACGTTAATGATGGTTGTCACCAACCTTGAAGAAGGTCAATTTAGCAATGAACTCGGTAGAGTCATTTTAAACGATGAAAACATCCAAAACAAATTATTAAATAACATTGTATCCGCCGCGAAAAGATTAGGTTATCGCGATATTCATTTTGACTTCGAATTCCTTAGACCAGCCGATCGCGAAGCATATCAAAAGTTTTTACGAAAAGCGAGAACACGATTTAAAGCAGAAGGTTGGCTCCTCTCAGCTGCATTAGCCCCGAAAACGAGTGCAACGCAAAAAGGGGAATGGTATGAAGCACATGACTACAAAGGCATTGGCGCAATTGTCGATTTCGTCGTAATCATGACTTACGAATGGGGCTATAGTGGTGGACCACCAATGCCAGTGTCACCAATTGGACCAGTTCGGAAGGTGCTAGAATATGCTTTAACTGAAATGCCGGGAAGTAAAATATTAATGGGGCAAAATTTATATGGCTATGACTGGACACTCCCTTATAAACCTGGTGGTGAATATGCGAAAGCTTTAAGTCCGCAAGCAGCAATAGCACTAGCATTAAAACAAGGTGTGGCTATTCAATATGATTATAAAAACCAAGCACCTCATTTCGATTATTGGGATGCTCAAGGAAAACAACATAAAGTCTGGTTTGAAGATGCCCGTTCCATCCAAGCCAAATTTGATTTGATGAAAGAGCTCGGGTTACGAGGAATGAGTTATTGGAAACTTGGATTACCGTTCCCGCAAAACTGGCTATTAATAAGAGAAAATTTTAATGTTGTAAAACAATAA
- a CDS encoding beta-propeller domain-containing protein: protein MKKILWVTGLALFIGVISIYNYYTNSTSNVAVQIPYATSYAPTLKDWQIQFTKPMNPESFTTETVSVVTEDGEKSTVSLEWNDDYTVLTLKSPDDGWEVGKKYNIIISKHVASAQGTTLATDFTHSFQAVAQLPNIQDHEQLITLLKERMENQSQYYRDGFVEMEDSMDGMAGAEAKSADSSTSNSRTTSKTNVQVEGIDEGDRIKVDGNFLYFVRDNDIVIVSTNGEKSTVKSVIKKDGFYIQEIFLHDDLLITIGQTHQQIREKVTSNKTSDTRIAADSMYPYYAQQTTVYFYDISNKEDPKQVREFTMEGNFTASRKMDGYLYLIANNYPPYHILMEDEKSDTIDPRPFVKDTAISDDPKPVDFGHMHFFPDSNEQSFMLISAIDLNDMNKEHNLKAYLGSSNQIYMSENNLYTAIHKYNLNETKGADGTKMLRIAEPADTQIIQFHIQNETIAFSAKTVVNGTLINQFAMDERNNTFRVATTKGNSWDEQNPSTNNLYTFDINLNPLGQVEGLAEGERIYSVRFMEDVAYMVTFKQVDPLFVIDIKDAKNPKVLGELKIPGFSNYLHPLDDNHVIGFGQHTALEKVEWRDEPVVRPKGLKISVFDVTDPANPIEKFVEILGQGGSYSEVNHNHRALYQHPEKNLFGFPANLYETKTIQKGDAVYEEHAFVFEGAFLYEISPETGITLKDTITHQKKPQNNYGYSDWYSSIQRMVSVGDLLYTLSFDQMKVYDLSSEKVIYELNLPKMKQNY, encoded by the coding sequence ATGAAGAAAATACTTTGGGTAACCGGCCTAGCTTTATTTATAGGTGTCATTTCTATTTATAACTACTATACAAACTCCACATCCAATGTAGCTGTTCAAATCCCATACGCAACAAGCTACGCTCCTACTTTAAAGGATTGGCAGATCCAATTTACAAAACCAATGAATCCTGAATCATTTACTACAGAAACAGTTTCTGTCGTCACGGAAGATGGTGAAAAGAGTACTGTATCACTTGAGTGGAATGATGATTATACTGTTCTCACGTTAAAGTCACCTGATGATGGTTGGGAAGTTGGTAAGAAATACAACATCATTATTTCAAAACATGTAGCGTCTGCTCAAGGCACTACACTAGCAACAGACTTTACACATTCATTCCAAGCTGTCGCACAACTACCAAACATTCAAGATCATGAACAGTTAATAACATTATTAAAAGAACGAATGGAAAACCAATCGCAATATTACCGTGATGGCTTTGTCGAAATGGAAGATAGTATGGATGGCATGGCGGGTGCAGAAGCTAAATCGGCTGATTCATCCACTAGTAACTCTAGAACTACTTCGAAAACGAATGTGCAAGTAGAAGGTATCGATGAAGGAGATCGCATCAAAGTAGATGGCAACTTCCTTTATTTTGTGAGAGATAATGATATCGTCATTGTATCTACAAATGGTGAAAAGAGTACTGTAAAGAGCGTTATAAAAAAAGATGGTTTTTACATTCAGGAAATTTTCTTACATGATGATTTATTAATTACAATTGGGCAAACACATCAGCAAATAAGAGAAAAAGTGACAAGTAATAAGACTAGTGATACACGTATCGCCGCTGATTCGATGTACCCATATTACGCCCAACAAACAACCGTCTATTTTTATGATATATCTAATAAAGAAGATCCAAAACAAGTCCGTGAGTTTACAATGGAAGGTAATTTCACTGCTTCAAGAAAAATGGATGGCTACTTATATTTAATTGCTAATAATTATCCGCCATATCATATTTTAATGGAAGATGAGAAATCTGATACCATTGACCCACGACCATTTGTTAAAGATACAGCAATTAGTGATGATCCAAAACCAGTTGATTTTGGTCACATGCACTTTTTCCCTGATAGCAACGAACAAAGTTTTATGCTAATTAGTGCAATCGACTTAAATGATATGAACAAAGAACATAACTTGAAAGCTTATTTAGGTTCATCAAACCAGATATACATGTCAGAAAATAATCTTTATACTGCCATTCATAAATACAATTTAAATGAAACAAAAGGTGCAGACGGTACAAAAATGTTAAGAATTGCTGAGCCTGCTGATACACAAATTATTCAATTCCATATTCAAAATGAAACTATTGCTTTTAGTGCGAAAACGGTTGTCAATGGAACGTTGATCAATCAATTTGCGATGGATGAACGAAACAATACATTCCGCGTTGCGACGACAAAAGGAAACAGCTGGGATGAACAAAATCCTTCTACAAACAATTTATATACATTTGATATAAATTTAAACCCATTAGGACAGGTAGAAGGCCTTGCCGAAGGGGAACGTATTTATAGTGTTCGCTTTATGGAAGATGTCGCTTATATGGTCACGTTTAAACAAGTTGATCCCTTATTCGTTATTGATATTAAAGATGCGAAGAATCCGAAGGTGCTAGGAGAGTTGAAGATTCCAGGCTTTAGTAATTATTTACATCCGCTTGATGATAACCATGTCATCGGGTTTGGTCAACATACCGCACTAGAAAAAGTGGAATGGCGCGACGAACCTGTTGTCCGACCAAAAGGATTAAAGATTTCAGTATTTGATGTTACAGATCCTGCAAATCCAATTGAAAAATTTGTGGAAATACTCGGTCAAGGTGGTTCCTATTCAGAGGTCAATCATAACCACCGAGCATTGTACCAACATCCAGAGAAGAACTTATTCGGTTTCCCAGCAAACCTTTATGAAACAAAAACAATTCAAAAAGGTGATGCCGTTTACGAAGAGCATGCTTTCGTATTCGAAGGTGCCTTTTTATACGAAATATCTCCTGAAACAGGGATCACGTTGAAAGATACAATTACCCATCAAAAAAAACCACAGAATAATTATGGATATTCTGATTGGTATTCATCAATCCAACGAATGGTATCAGTTGGGGACCTTCTATATACGCTATCATTTGATCAAATGAAGGTTTATGATCTTTCAAGTGAAAAAGTCATTTACGAACTAAATTTACCTAAAATGAAGCAAAATTATTAA
- a CDS encoding protein adenylyltransferase SelO produces MKENKEQEMGWKFDNSYARLPQSFFSKISVNPVASPSLVILNKTLATSLGLNVDYLQSKEAVEVLAGNKVPQGGAALAQAYAGHQFGHINMLGDGRALLLGEQVTPAGNRVDIQLKGSGRTPYSRGGDGRATLGPMLREYIISEAMHGLGIPTTRSLAVVTTGEEVIREKVLPGAILTRVAASHIRVGTFQYARGIGKIEELKILAEYTIKRHYPTIEDEENPYLSLLQEVIKRQAQLIAKWQLVGFIHGVMNTDNMTISGETIDYGPCAFMDTYDPATVFSSIDREGRYSYKNQPYIGGWNLARFAETLLPLLHEDEDEAIKLAQEAISNFTTLYHMNWQKGMREKLGLFNEEIEDEALIDQLLGMMEKYHADYTNTFVALTLDKVKGTDMFASEAFISWNKRWQERLERQEETIEDAKELMKKSNPVVIPRNHKVEEALEAAVENRDYSVIENLLKVLVNPYEYTLEREDYCKPADPSAGNYQTYCGT; encoded by the coding sequence ATGAAGGAAAACAAAGAACAAGAAATGGGCTGGAAGTTTGATAACAGTTATGCACGCCTTCCACAATCATTTTTTTCGAAAATATCGGTAAATCCAGTTGCTTCGCCGAGTTTAGTAATTTTAAATAAAACGCTAGCTACTTCATTAGGATTAAACGTTGATTACTTGCAAAGTAAAGAGGCAGTGGAAGTACTGGCAGGAAATAAAGTTCCACAGGGTGGAGCAGCACTCGCGCAAGCATATGCAGGGCACCAATTTGGTCATATTAATATGTTGGGCGATGGTCGAGCCCTTCTCCTAGGCGAACAAGTAACACCTGCAGGCAATCGTGTTGATATTCAATTAAAAGGGTCAGGGAGAACGCCTTACTCTCGTGGAGGAGATGGCCGGGCAACACTTGGGCCAATGCTACGTGAGTATATTATTAGTGAAGCAATGCACGGTTTAGGAATACCAACAACCCGTAGTTTAGCTGTTGTTACAACAGGTGAGGAAGTAATCCGTGAAAAAGTACTCCCTGGGGCAATTTTAACTAGAGTAGCGGCAAGTCATATTCGCGTCGGAACATTTCAGTATGCAAGAGGTATTGGTAAAATAGAAGAACTTAAAATCTTGGCAGAATATACGATAAAGCGTCACTATCCAACCATTGAGGATGAGGAAAACCCGTATCTATCTCTCCTTCAAGAAGTAATTAAAAGACAAGCGCAGTTAATTGCAAAATGGCAACTAGTTGGTTTTATTCACGGTGTTATGAATACTGATAACATGACAATAAGTGGTGAAACGATTGACTATGGACCGTGCGCATTTATGGATACATACGATCCTGCAACAGTATTCAGCTCGATTGATCGTGAAGGTCGCTATTCTTACAAAAATCAACCTTATATTGGTGGTTGGAATCTAGCAAGGTTTGCTGAAACATTATTGCCACTTTTACATGAAGATGAAGATGAGGCAATTAAGTTAGCACAAGAAGCGATTTCTAATTTCACCACGTTGTATCACATGAATTGGCAAAAAGGCATGAGAGAAAAATTAGGTTTATTCAATGAAGAAATAGAAGATGAAGCACTGATTGATCAGCTGCTTGGCATGATGGAGAAATATCATGCAGACTACACGAATACGTTTGTAGCGTTAACGCTTGATAAGGTAAAAGGAACGGATATGTTTGCAAGTGAAGCATTTATTTCCTGGAATAAGCGTTGGCAAGAAAGACTAGAGAGACAAGAAGAAACAATAGAGGATGCAAAAGAATTAATGAAAAAAAGTAATCCAGTTGTTATTCCTCGCAATCATAAAGTTGAAGAAGCATTAGAAGCAGCAGTGGAAAATAGGGATTACTCCGTTATCGAAAATTTATTAAAAGTATTGGTAAATCCTTATGAATACACGTTGGAAAGGGAAGATTATTGCAAACCGGCTGACCCTTCCGCCGGAAATTATCAAACATATTGTGGAACATAA
- a CDS encoding EAL domain-containing protein, with translation MNCSSCIVMDVLFEIKMEGEANLSLLNDVILHLNREHGIVKFDDNILTIKEASVREFVYFCNDHMEPEMVYFRIDNEDWKPIKQINAVIDVQWIDEIIIKELVTCYYQPIVNGNEEIYAYELLARFQHEDGSTLYPNEVFAAAKERGRLYALDRLCRMNAVKAAARIDKKAFINFIPTSIYSPEHCLKSTVALANKLNVDPSELVFEVVETEKVNDIDHLKKILAYYNEKGFKYALDDVGEGFSTTEVLADLKPHYMKLDRQYVNGVANDITKQKNALSFLEHALMNGSTPLAEGIEVKEDFEWLQTKGYQLFQGYLFGKPSPTPIKHTKKV, from the coding sequence ATGAATTGTAGCAGTTGTATCGTAATGGATGTGCTATTTGAAATAAAAATGGAGGGAGAAGCTAATCTTTCTCTCCTAAATGATGTTATCCTCCATTTAAATAGAGAACATGGAATTGTCAAATTTGATGATAATATTTTAACGATAAAAGAAGCATCTGTTAGAGAATTTGTTTATTTTTGTAATGACCATATGGAACCTGAAATGGTTTATTTTCGAATTGACAACGAAGACTGGAAACCTATTAAACAAATTAACGCTGTGATTGACGTCCAATGGATTGACGAAATTATTATTAAAGAATTAGTAACTTGCTATTATCAACCAATCGTCAATGGTAATGAAGAGATATATGCTTATGAACTTTTAGCTCGTTTTCAACACGAAGACGGTTCAACGTTATATCCAAACGAAGTCTTTGCAGCGGCAAAAGAGCGAGGTAGGCTTTATGCTTTAGACCGTCTATGTCGAATGAATGCTGTTAAGGCTGCAGCACGTATCGATAAAAAAGCTTTTATCAATTTCATCCCAACCTCCATTTATTCACCAGAGCATTGTTTAAAGTCAACAGTTGCATTAGCAAATAAATTAAATGTAGATCCGTCAGAACTTGTTTTTGAAGTAGTAGAAACGGAAAAAGTAAATGATATAGATCATCTGAAAAAAATATTAGCTTATTATAACGAAAAAGGGTTTAAATACGCGCTTGATGATGTTGGAGAAGGTTTTAGTACTACGGAAGTATTGGCTGACCTTAAGCCTCACTATATGAAGTTAGATAGGCAATATGTAAACGGAGTCGCAAATGATATAACAAAGCAAAAAAACGCACTGTCTTTTTTGGAGCACGCTTTAATGAACGGATCTACACCTTTGGCTGAAGGAATCGAAGTGAAAGAAGATTTTGAATGGTTACAAACAAAAGGATATCAACTTTTTCAAGGTTACTTATTTGGGAAACCATCTCCAACACCGATCAAGCATACGAAAAAAGTGTAA
- a CDS encoding HD-GYP domain-containing protein — MQGFKLGKKGTYIEKVKFDTNEISLLSRGDGVEIMTHSIKKDKLFYAFPSENANVLEFFYVLSGEILCEIDDSKVTIGPEEYFKIQNIPEPIHFKALSDVHLLWVSSEPTFGQMSNEISSLMEIVKEVEKKDCYTVMHSDRVANYAIKIAKKMKCNKEQLERLSLSACLHDIGKINVPENILNKPGKLTKEEFEIIKKHPSDGADMLIGTNYKELAPIIEQHHERLDGSGYPKGLKGEEILLEAKIIAVCDTFDAMTEDRSYRKAFNAEFAINEIKSLIGIHFEREIVEEFEKVLKEDGYIEV; from the coding sequence ATGCAAGGATTTAAATTAGGTAAAAAGGGAACATACATAGAAAAAGTTAAATTTGATACTAATGAGATAAGCTTGCTTTCTCGTGGAGATGGAGTAGAGATAATGACCCATTCCATAAAGAAGGATAAGCTTTTTTATGCATTTCCTTCTGAAAATGCAAACGTGCTAGAGTTCTTTTATGTGCTTAGTGGGGAAATCCTTTGTGAAATTGATGATAGTAAGGTGACAATCGGGCCAGAGGAGTATTTTAAAATTCAAAATATACCTGAACCAATCCATTTTAAGGCTCTATCAGACGTTCATTTACTATGGGTTAGCTCTGAACCAACCTTTGGACAAATGAGCAATGAAATTTCTTCACTTATGGAAATTGTAAAAGAAGTGGAGAAGAAGGATTGCTATACAGTTATGCACAGTGATCGAGTTGCTAATTACGCAATAAAAATTGCAAAGAAAATGAAGTGCAATAAGGAGCAGTTAGAAAGACTCAGTTTATCTGCATGTTTACATGACATCGGTAAAATTAATGTTCCTGAAAATATCTTGAATAAACCAGGCAAGTTAACAAAAGAAGAATTTGAGATTATAAAGAAACACCCATCTGATGGAGCGGATATGTTAATAGGTACAAATTATAAAGAACTTGCTCCGATCATTGAACAGCACCATGAACGTTTGGATGGAAGTGGCTATCCTAAAGGTTTAAAAGGTGAAGAGATTTTATTAGAAGCTAAAATAATAGCAGTATGTGATACATTTGATGCAATGACTGAAGACCGTTCTTATCGCAAAGCATTTAATGCGGAATTTGCTATAAATGAAATAAAAAGCCTCATTGGCATTCACTTTGAAAGAGAAATCGTAGAAGAATTTGAAAAAGTTTTAAAAGAAGATGGATATATAGAGGTATAA
- a CDS encoding lysine N(6)-hydroxylase/L-ornithine N(5)-oxygenase family protein, whose protein sequence is MMENKVYDLLGVGIGPFNLGLAALLTDYPEVETVFLDQKPSFDWHPGMLIVGTRLQVPFMADLVTLANPTNKYSFLNYLAEKNRLYPFYFLQRLDIPRREYNDYCQWVANELENCQFGKRVENVEYNESDSNYVVTVKDVNSGNLEELRCKHLVLGAGTTPSMPKSFQGLPKEDVFHTADFLKYQDRCRKAKSITVVGSGQSAAEAFRELLKERMEHKYQLNWITRSRSFLSMEESKLSVEQFSPDYVKYFYKFSQEEKDRIFASQGLLYKGISSHTITDIYNLLYEHSVCGEELNVGLQVLTEVSGVKEKDGKYELQCHQWQQKKDFTHETEVVIVGTGYRPNVPSFMKNLGEHIQWDDKGRYKVEEDYRLTLNVPNEIYVHSGISHSHGVGSTNLGLAVHRNKIIINHLLGKEVFEMHDKNVFQNFDADKFNSINKGILTD, encoded by the coding sequence ATGATGGAAAATAAAGTATATGACTTATTAGGAGTAGGTATCGGTCCATTTAACTTAGGACTAGCAGCATTATTAACTGACTACCCTGAAGTAGAAACCGTATTTTTAGATCAAAAGCCAAGTTTTGATTGGCACCCTGGCATGTTAATAGTTGGTACTAGATTACAAGTTCCCTTTATGGCTGACTTAGTAACATTAGCAAACCCAACGAATAAATATAGTTTTCTAAACTACTTAGCAGAAAAAAATCGCCTTTATCCTTTTTACTTTTTACAAAGACTAGACATTCCACGACGTGAGTACAATGACTACTGTCAATGGGTAGCCAATGAATTGGAGAATTGTCAATTTGGAAAAAGAGTCGAAAACGTAGAATATAATGAAAGCGATTCCAATTATGTAGTTACAGTGAAAGACGTAAATTCGGGAAATTTAGAAGAACTCCGCTGTAAACATTTAGTGTTAGGTGCTGGAACAACTCCTTCTATGCCTAAATCGTTCCAAGGTCTGCCAAAGGAAGATGTTTTTCATACAGCAGATTTCTTGAAGTATCAAGACCGGTGCCGAAAAGCAAAGTCGATTACTGTGGTTGGTTCAGGTCAAAGTGCAGCTGAAGCATTTCGCGAACTATTAAAAGAGCGAATGGAACATAAATATCAACTGAACTGGATTACACGTTCAAGAAGTTTCCTTTCAATGGAAGAATCAAAGTTAAGTGTGGAACAATTTTCTCCTGACTATGTAAAGTACTTTTATAAATTTTCTCAAGAAGAAAAGGATCGTATTTTTGCATCCCAAGGGTTACTTTATAAAGGGATAAGCTCGCATACAATTACAGACATCTATAATTTGTTATATGAACATAGTGTTTGTGGGGAAGAGTTAAATGTTGGCCTTCAAGTATTAACTGAAGTAAGTGGTGTAAAAGAGAAAGATGGAAAATACGAACTGCAATGTCACCAGTGGCAACAAAAGAAAGATTTTACCCATGAAACAGAAGTAGTTATTGTTGGAACTGGATACCGACCGAATGTTCCGTCATTTATGAAGAATTTAGGGGAACACATTCAGTGGGACGATAAAGGACGTTACAAAGTTGAGGAGGATTATCGTCTTACGCTTAATGTCCCAAATGAAATTTATGTGCATAGTGGTATTTCCCATTCGCACGGTGTAGGATCAACGAACCTTGGACTTGCTGTTCACCGTAATAAAATAATTATTAATCATTTGCTTGGAAAAGAAGTGTTTGAAATGCATGATAAAAATGTCTTCCAAAACTTTGATGCGGATAAGTTCAACTCGATTAATAAAGGTATTTTAACTGATTAA